From Uloborus diversus isolate 005 chromosome 8, Udiv.v.3.1, whole genome shotgun sequence, a single genomic window includes:
- the LOC129227762 gene encoding bifunctional glutamate/proline--tRNA ligase-like, giving the protein MHPLHNVKIKCSKTLSCAPILVISEVTKASGAINIEWGQTTGLEIISKQGQAINFSSVYSICRFLARTIPGDLYGTTILEKTEVDHWLEFCSRKYTVPQFKECLYKIDKALLMLTYLVGDAITLADICIWTMLYGNKSFQSFLTDGSVPENVCRWYNFLSVQEPFIAVTKMFPAENSDGKSELNAKEKVKTEDKGKFVELPGAEMGKVVVRFPPEASGYLHIGHAKAALLNAHYQVSFQGKLIMRFDDTNPEKEKEDFEKVILQDVDMLEIKPDIFTYTSDHFDTILAKCEDLLKSGMAYVDDTDPETMKNEREQRKESKNRSNDVSKNWSMWEAMKKGTDYGKNCCVRAKIDMSSDNGCLRDPTLYRCKTVPHPRTGDKYKVYPTYDFACPIVDSIEGVTHALRTTEYHDRDDQYFWVIDVLKLRKPYIYEYSRLNMTNTVLSKRKLTWFVQQGIVDGWDDPRMPTVRGVLRRGMTVEGLKQFIIAQGSSRSVVVMEWDKIWAFNKRVIDPLAPRYNAVEKDNFVPVFVEGAEKSTLQVAKHPKNPELGMKNVVVGPKLLIDHVDAAAMKVGDNVTFINWGNLIITDIKKKCDGVIESVKAKLNLDNKDYRKTLKVTWVVDVEDVPLIPCMCVYYDHLISKPVLGKDEDFKNFLNENTKIVVNMVGDFELGTLKKGDIIQIQRKGFFICDEPYDLSTVRYTGKEGSLVLISIPDGSQDMTTLPAAVRKVREKESAKEKLNSLKGKAAEKSPQEEEKSISLSLDSTIGDTGYQTASESSFDLDRQIRQQGDLVRKLKSEKAEKSLIESNVQQLLKLKAEFKNSFGTEWKPDVKVDAQNVSNKAKKSSDNSKSKSSNLKDSNQDVKLILDPLKLQDYLVLDSEIRAQGDVVRKLKSEKADKSVVDSSVQKLLKLKENFKDTAGINWKRDLKLKDMVGESTDNSSQNPAKLNNSKNFSMNLDKQIKEQGNIVRKLKSEKAEKSLIDSSVQKLLKLKAEFKDVSGIDWKPDLKLDGSIEKSDSLSSDSNKTIVNADINAKIKEQGDLVRKLKSEKAEKSLIDSNVKVLLKLKEEYKSVHGVEWKPDAKDSTNPGLPVVTKSLKPSSDKGKKQAKVDAKEKSPEKSDAQDSGSGPKKITRLGLEIKKEENLAEWYSQVLTKAEMIEYYDVSGCYIIRDWAYSIWEAINKFFDSEIKSLGVKNCYFPMFVSANALEKEKTHIEDFAPEVAWVTKSGQSEMEKPIAIRPTSETVMYPSYAKWIRSHRDLPLKLNQWNSVVRWEFRNPQPFIRTREFLWQEGHTAFATKEEAENEVYTILDLYAQIYENLLAIPIIKGKKTEKEKFAGADFTTTTEAYVAANGRGLQGATSHHLGQNFSKMFEIVYEDPETNEKQFVYQNSWGISTRTIGAVVMVHGDNTGIVLPPRVAARQVVIVPCGITASMKESEKDALLIKCAEFESTLKSAGVLVEGDYRDNYSPGWKFNHWELKGVPIRVELGPKDMKKNQFVAVRRDTGEKITLGMDTAPNSVLELLDSIHNSMYAKAKKDLDDHLCVTYDWNEFCSKLDQRFILQAPFCGDIPCEEVIKKESAKSGDDVDPGAPSMGAKSLCIPFQQPATLKPDDKCINPNCNKKPKCFTLFGRSY; this is encoded by the coding sequence atgcaTCCTTTGCATAATGTAAAGATCAAATGCAGCAAAACGTtgtcttgtgctcccattcttgTCATATCCGAGGTAACGAAAGCTTCTGGAGCTATAAATATAGAGTGGGGACAAACCACTGGTTTGGAAATTATTTCAAAGCAAGGACAAGCAATAAACTTTTCTTCTGTTTATTCGATCTGCCGATTCTTAGCTCGAACTATCCCTGGAGATCTGTATGGCACGACGATTTTGGAAAAAACTGAAGTTGATCATTGGTTGGAGTTCTGCAGTAGAAAGTACACAGTGCCGCAATTCAAGGAATGTCTGTATAAAATTGACAAAGCATTGTTGATGTTAACGTATCTCGTTGGCGATGCAATTACCCTTGCTGATATCTGCATCTGGACTATGCTATATGGTAACAaaagttttcaatcttttttgACCGATGGTAGTGTGCCTGAAAATGTCTGTAGATGGTACAATTTTTTATCTGTTCAAGAGCCCTTCATTGCCGTAACAAAAATGTTTCCTGCCGAAAATAGTGATGGAAAAAGCGAGCTAAATGCCAAAGAGAAAGTAAAGACTGAAGATAAGGGAAAATTTGTAGAACTACCGGGAGCGGAAATGGGGAAAGTTGTTGTACGTTTTCCACCTGAAGCAAGTGGCTACCTGCACATAGGACATGCTAAAGCTGCTCTTCTGAATGCCCATTATCAAGTTAGTTTTCAAGGTAAATTAATAATGAGATTTGATGACACAAAtcctgaaaaagaaaaggaagattTTGAAAAGGTTATCCTTCAAGATGTTGACATGCTTGAAATTAAACCAGATATTTTCACTTATACTTCTGATCACTTTGATACTATACTCGCAAAATGTGAGGACCTTTTGAAATCTGGCATGGCGTATGTGGATGATACAGACCCAGAAACCATGAAAAATGAACGAGAGCAGAGAAAAGAGTCTAAAAACCGAAGTAACGATGTATCAAAAAATTGGTCAATGTGGGAAGCGATGAAAAAAGGAACGGACTACGGTAAAAACTGTTGTGTTCGAGCAAAAATTGATATGAGTTCTGATAACGGTTGTTTGCGTGATCCTACTTTATACCGATGCAAGACTGTTCCTCATCCTCGCACTGGTGATAAGTACAAAGTTTATCCAACTTATGACTTTGCATGTCCAATTGTTGATAGCATTGAGGGAGTAACTCATGCATTAAGAACGACTGAATATCATGATAGGGATGATCAGTATTTTTGGGTGATTGATGTGCTAAAATTAAGAAAACCTTACATTTATGAGTATTCAAGATTAAATATGACCAACACAGTGCTTTCCAAAAGAAAATTAACTTGGTTTGTCCAACAAGGTATTGTTGATGGCTGGGATGATCCGCGAATGCCAACTGTTCGAGGTGTTCTTCGTAGAGGTATGACTGTTGAAGGATTGAAGCAGTTTATTATTGCTCAAGGCTCGTCAAGATCGGTTGTTGTCATGGAGTGGGATAAGATTTGGGCATTTAACAAAAGAGTCATTGACCCATTAGCTCCACGTTATAATGCCGTGGAAAAAGATAACTTTGTACCAGTTTTTGTTGAAGGTGCTGAGAAGTCAACATTGCAAGTCGCTAAGCATCCCAAGAATCCTGAGCTTGGCATGAAGAATGTTGTTGTGGGACCTAAGCTTCTGATAGATCACGTTGATGCAGCAGCCATGAAAGTTGGTGATAATGTGACTTTTATTAATTGGGGTAATTTGATAATTACCgatataaaaaagaaatgtgatGGTGTAATTGAATCGGtgaaagcaaaattaaatttggATAATAAGGATTATCGGAAGACGCTGAAGGTTACTTGGGTGGTCGATGTCGAGGACGTACCTTTGATTCCATGCATGTGTGTTTATTATGATCATTTGATATCTAAACCAGTTCTTGGGAAAGATGAAGACTTCAAAAATTTCTTGAATGAAAATACGAAAATTGTTGTTAATATGGTTGGCGATTTTGAATTGGGCACTTTAAAGAAAGGTGATATTATACAAATTCAGCGAAAAGGTTTCTTCATTTGTGATGAGCCATACGATCTATCTACTGTTAGGTATACTGGGAAAGAGGGATCTTTGGTTCTTATTTCTATACCTGATGGTTCACAGGACATGACGACATTACCTGCTGCTGTAAGGAAAGTTAGAGAAAAGGAAAGTGCCAAAGAAAAGTTGAACAGCTTAAAAGGTAAAGCTGCGGAAAAATCACCGCAGGAAGAAGAGAAAAGTATTTCGTTAAGCTTAGATAGCACAATTGGGGATACTGGATATCAAACTGCTTCTGAGTCTTCTTTTGATTTAGACCGACAAATAAGACAACAGGGTGATCTTGTAAGGAAACTGAAATCAGAGAAGGCGGAGAAAAGTCTTATTGAATCTAATGTACAACAGTTGTTGAAATTAAAGGctgaatttaaaaacagttttggaaCAGAATGGAAACCGGATGTGAAAGTTGATGCTCAGAATGTTTCAAATAAAGCCAAAAAGTCTAGTGATAATTCAAAATCAAAAAGTTCAAATCTTAAAGATAGCAACCAAGATGTAAAACTTATACTAGATCCTTTAAAACTCCAAGATTATCTTGTGCTTGACTCTGAAATTCGTGCTCAAGGTGATGTTGTCAGGAAGTTGAAATCTGAAAAAGCTGATAAAAGTGTGGTCGATTCTAGTGTTCAGAAACTGTTGAAGTTAAAGGAAAACTTCAAAGATACTGCAGGAATAAATTGGAAGCGAGATTTGAAACTGAAAGATATGGTTGGAGAAAGTACTGATAACTCTTCTCAAAACCCTGCAaagttaaataattcaaaaaatttctcaaTGAATTTGGACAAACAAATAAAAGAGCAAGGTAATATTGTACGAAAACTTAAATCCGaaaaagctgaaaaaagtttaatagaTTCAAGCGTTCAAAAACTGTTGAAGTTGAAAGCTGAATTCAAAGATGTATCTGGAATTGACTGGAAACCCGACTTAAAGTTAGATGGATCAATAGAAAAAAGTGATTCATTATCAAGTGACTCTAATAAAACTATAGTTAATGCTGatatcaatgcaaaaattaaaGAGCAAGGCGATTTAGTCCGAAAATTGAAGTCTGAAAAAGCAGAGAAGAGTTTGATTGATAGTAATGTGAAAgtacttttgaaattaaaagaagaatacaaaagTGTGCATGGAGTTGAGTGGAAGCCTGATGCAAAAGACAGCACAAACCCAGGACTGCCTGTAGTAACCAAAAGTCTAAAGCCAAGTAGCGACAAAGGTAAAAAGCAAGCCAAAGTTGATGCCAAAGAGAAATCACCTGAAAAGTCAGATGCCCAAGACTCTGGATCTGGACCAAAGAAAATCACAAGATTAGGactagaaataaagaaagaagagAATTTAGCTGAGTGGTATTCTCAAGTTTTGACAAAAGCTGAAATGATTGAATATTATGATGTTAGTGGCTGTTATATTATTCGTGATTGGGCGTATAGCATTTGGGAAGCTATTAATAAGTTTTTTGACTCTGAAATTAAGTCATTAGGTgtcaaaaattgttattttccaaTGTTTGTTTCAGCGAAtgctttggaaaaagaaaaaacacatatAGAAGATTTTGCACCAGAAGTTGCTTGGGTTACTAAATCGGGACAATCAGAAATGGAAAAACCTATTGCTATCAGACCAACAAGTGAAACAGTTATGTACCCTTCATATGCGAAATGGATTCGCTCACATAGAGATCTTCCGCTGAAGTTGAACCAGTGGAACAGTGTTGTAAGGTGGGAATTTAGGAATCCACAACCATTTATTAGAACGAGAGAATTTTTGTGGCAAGAAGGACATACAGCTTTTGCCACCAAAGAAGAAGCTGAAAATGAAGTATACACAATTTTAGATTTGTATGCACAAATTTATGAAAATCTTTTAGCGATCCCCATTATTAAaggtaaaaaaactgaaaaagaaaagtttgccgGTGCTGATTTTACCACTACAACAGAAGCTTATGTTGCGGCAAATGGCAGAGGTCTACAAGGTGCAACATCGCATCATTTAGGTCAAAACTTTTCAAAGATGTTTGAGATTGTTTATGAGGATCCGGAAACTAATGAGAAGCAATTTGTCTATCAAAATTCATGGGGCATAAGTACCCGTACTATTGGGGCAGTGGTGATGGTTCACGGGGACAATACAGGTATTGTTCTTCCCCCACGAGTTGCTGCCCGTCAAGTTGTGATTGTGCCTTGTGGGATAACGGCATCCATGAAAGAATCGGAGAAAGATGCGCTGTTAATAAAATGTGCAGAGTTTGAGAGTACCCTGAAAAGTGCTGGCGTTTTAGTTGAAGGAGATTATCGAGATAATTATTCTCCAGGATGGAAATTCAATCATTGGGAACTGAAAGGTGTGCCTATTCGAGTAGAGCTAGGTCCGAaggatatgaaaaaaaatcaatttgttgcTGTTCGAAGAGATACTGGCGAAAAAATTACTTTGGGGATGGACACTGCTCCTAATTCAGTTCTTGAACTGTTAGATAGCATACATAATAGCATGTATGCTAAAGCTAAAAAAGATTTGGATGATCACCTTTGTGTAACATATGACTGGAATGAATTTTGTAGTAAACTTGATCAGCGTTTTATACTTCAAGCCCCATTTTGTGGTGATATACCATGTGAAGAGGTGATTAAGAAAGAGAGTGCCAAATCTGGAGATGATGTGGATCCTGGAGCACCATCGATGGGTGCAAAAAGTTTGTGCATCCCTTTTCAGCAACCTGCTACTTTAAAACCAGATGATAAATGCATAAATCCCAACTGTAATAAGAAACCAAAGTGTTTCACTCTTTTTGGAAGAAGTTATTAA